A genomic stretch from Corvus cornix cornix isolate S_Up_H32 chromosome 7, ASM73873v5, whole genome shotgun sequence includes:
- the LOC104694153 gene encoding LOW QUALITY PROTEIN: gamma-crystallin D (The sequence of the model RefSeq protein was modified relative to this genomic sequence to represent the inferred CDS: inserted 2 bases in 2 codons; deleted 1 base in 1 codon; substituted 2 bases at 2 genomic stop codons), protein MKAGGLRQELLGHCCEYSSDHLDLQPSVKQCNSFKAKKGCXIIYEXPSYSEHHYLLKKKNDPDFQNCCIKKKSPKVKCWLLLIFVPGYVHLPEICSLNALGGSCILYEIPKFXGRQYLLKPREXRRILDCGAVNAKIVSLQRLADSR, encoded by the exons ATGAAGGCGGGTGGTCTGAG acaaGAGCTTCTGGGCCACTGCTGTGAATATAGCAGTGACCACCTCGACCTGCAGCCCTCTGTGAAACAATGCAACTCctttaaggcaaaaaaaggcTGCTAGATTATTTATG AGCCCAGTTACTCAGAACATcattaccttttaaaaaagaagaatgatCCTGACTTCCAGAACTG ctgtataaaaaagaaaagccccaaGGTCAAATGTTGGCTCTTGCTGATATTTGTCCCAGGCTATGTCCATCTCCCTGAGATCTGCTCCCTCAATGCTTTAGGTGGCTCTTGTATCTTGTATGAAATACCTAAGT AGGGCAGACAGTATTTATTGAAACCTAGGGAATAGAGAAGAATTCTTGACTGTGGTGCAGTAAATGCC AAAATTGTCTCTTTGCAGAGGCTGGCTGACTCACGCTGA
- the LOC120410285 gene encoding LOW QUALITY PROTEIN: gamma-crystallin B-like (The sequence of the model RefSeq protein was modified relative to this genomic sequence to represent the inferred CDS: inserted 1 base in 1 codon), with product MPTSTADKVETSCWMIYECPDYTGHQYFLKXGVSSDIQHWVGFNDSTRCCFITAVKFSILSPCMLLLSLESEHHIPEHSSFSSLRNDLRSRMLKFMDNCPSLQEGFHYTDIQTCNIYR from the exons ATGCCCACCTCAACTGCTGACAAGGTGGAAACCAGCTGCTGGATGATCTATGAATGTCCCGACTACACAGGCCATCAATACTTCCTGA GGGGAGTCTCTTCTGACATCCAGCATTGGGTGGGCTTCAATGACTCCACTAGGTGTTGTTTCATCACAGCAGTTAAGTTTTCCATATTGTCTCCATGTATGTTACTGCTCTCATTAGAATCAGAGCACCACATCCCA gagcacagcagcttcagcagtCTGAGGAATGACTTGAGAAGCAGGATGTTGAAGTTCATGGATAACTGCCCATCTCTCCAAGAGGGCTTTCACTACACAGACATCCAGACTTGTAACATATACAGGTGA